A region of Micropterus dolomieu isolate WLL.071019.BEF.003 ecotype Adirondacks linkage group LG01, ASM2129224v1, whole genome shotgun sequence DNA encodes the following proteins:
- the nck1b gene encoding cytoplasmic protein NCK1 isoform X2, with amino-acid sequence MDMANLFKHFFRIGKVKGRKGPRDTASNADTDMYADNGERLYDLNLPALVKFSYAAEREDELSLVKGTRVVVMEKCSDGWWRGSYNGRSGWFPSNYVTEDMDGTAGGGGMGGLGDPAGSLTEKLAAVVNSTANGNRVLHTVQALYPFSSGNDEELNFEKGDVMEVVEKPENDPEWWKCRKADGQLGLVPKNYVTVLDSISHKPGVGPAGPPTPDCDYISPSGSGRFAGKEWYYGKVTRHQAEVALNQRGIEGDFLIRDSESSPNDFSISLKAQSKNKHFKVQLKENLYCIGQRKFNSMEELVEHYKKAPIFTSEQGDKLYLIKALAAS; translated from the exons GGATAGGGAAGGTGAAGGGTAGAAAGGGGCCGAGAGACACCGCCTCCAACGCAGACACAGACATGTATGCAGATAATGGCGAGCGGCTGTACGACCTCAACCTGCCCGCCCTGGTCAAGTTCAGCTACGCAGCAGAGCGCGAGGACGAGCTGTCTCTGGTGAAAGGCACGcgggtggtggtgatggagaaGTGCAGCGACGGCTGGTGGCGCGGCAGCTACAACGGACGCTCTGGCTGGTTTCCGTCCAACTACGTGACGGAGGACATGGACGGGACGGCGGGGGGAGGGGGCATGGGCGGGCTCGGAGACCCAGCCGGCTCGCTAACGGAGAAGCTGGCGGCCGTGGTGAACAGCACTGCGAATGGGAACCGAGTGCTGCACACGGTTCAGGCGCTCTACCCTTTCAGCTCGGGCAACGACGAGGAACTAAACTTTGAGAAGGGCGACGTGATGGAGGTCGTGGAGAAGCCTGAGAACGACCCGGAGTGGTGGAAGTGTCGCAAAGCGGACGGACAGCTGGGCTTGGTGCCTAAAAACTACGTCACTGTGCTGGACTCCATCTCCCATAAACCCGGGGTGGGGCCTGCTGGGCCGCCCACGCCGGACTGTGACTACATCTCGCCCTCAGGCAGCGGTCGCTTCGCAGGGAAGGAGTGGTACTACGGCAAGGTGACGCGCCACCAGGCGGAGGTGGCCCTCAACCAGAGAGGCATAGAGGGAGACTTCCTCATCCGGGACAGCGAGTCATCG CCAAACGACTTCTCCATCTCCCTCAAGGCGCAGAGCAAGAACAAGCATTTCAAAGTGCAGCTGAAGGAGAACCTTTACTGCATTGGACAGCGCAAGTTCAACTCTATGGAAGAGCTTGTTGAACACTACAAAAAGGCCCCCATCTTCACCAGTGAGCAGGGAGACAAACTGTACCTGATCAAGGCCCTGGCTGCCTCCTGA
- the bdh1 gene encoding D-beta-hydroxybutyrate dehydrogenase, mitochondrial, protein MASLSVFRVALLVSFSVFLTVALGFGLPALLNAAMRMLGLPETSVSECIIAVYLLFVLYVATPRIPRGLVEVKGKAVFITGCDSGFGHALAKHLHTLGFTVFAGCLLKDKGGDGAKELEEFHSDRMKVVQLDVCSEEQVNQAVEYIRDNLEDSERGLWAVVNNAGVSTFGEVEFTSMDTYKQVSEVNLWGTIRVTKAVLPLIRRAKGRVVNLASMYGRMANVMRSPYCVSKYGVEAFSDCLRYEMKAWGVKVSIIEPGNFIVATGILTRDIVATTANKLWNEAPSNVKEDYKKAHFEQQMALMRSYCNSGQKDVAPVLDDITDAITSKRPYTRYNPMEPHWWIRVQLMTHLPAAIADLLYF, encoded by the exons ATGGCCTCTCTCTCCGTGTTCCGAGTGGCACTTCTTGTGTcgttttcagtgtttctgaccGTTGCGTTGGGTTTTGGACTGCCTGCTCTGCTGAACGCAGCGATGAGGATGTTGGGATTACCCGAGACGAGCGTTTCCGAGTGCATAATTGCCGTGTATTTACTTTTTGTGCTGTATGTTGCGACGCCACGAATTCCTAGAGGATTGGTGGAG GTGAAGGGGAAGGCTGTGTTTATTACAGGTTGTGACAGTGGATTTGGTCACGCTCTTGCCAAACATTTGCACACGCTTGGCTTCACCGTTTTCGCTGGATGTCTCCTGAAG GATAAAGGTGGAGATGGTGCAAAGGAACTGGAGGAATTTCATTCAGATCGCATGAAGGTAGTCCAGCTGGATGTCTGCAGCGAAGAGCAGGTGAACCAGGCTGTGGAGTATATCAGAGACAACCTGGAGGACTCAGAGAGAG GTCTGTGGGCTGTGGTGAACAACGCTGGTGTGTCAACGTTCGGAGAGGTGGAGTTTACTTCCATGGACACCTATAAGCAGGTGTCAGAGGTCAACCTCTGGGGCACCATCAGGGTCACCAAAGCTGTTTTGCCGTTAATCCGCAGAGCCAAAG GCCGTGTTGTCAACCTGGCCAGCATGTACGGAAGGATGGCTAACGTCATGCGGTCACCTTACTGTGTATCTAAATACGGCGTGGAAGCTTTTTCCGATTGCCTCCGCTATGAGATGAAGGCCTGGGGAGTAAAAGTGTCCATAATCGAACCGGGGAACTTCATCGTGGCCACGGGCATCCTGACCCGCGACATTGTGGCCACCACGGCCAATAAGCTGTGGAATGAGGCGCCCTCAAATGTGAAGGAGGATTACAAGAAAGCTCACTTCGAGCAGCAGATGGCTCTGATGCGCTCTTACTGCAACAGCGGGCAGAAGGATGTGGCCCCCGTTCTGGATGACATCACTGATGCCATCACGTCGAAGCGTCCTTACACGCGATACAACCCCATGGAGCCACACTGGTGGATCAGAGTGCAGCTGATGACGCATCTGCCCGCTGCCATAGCTGACCTCCTTTACTTCTGA